The proteins below come from a single Cottoperca gobio chromosome 11, fCotGob3.1, whole genome shotgun sequence genomic window:
- the LOC115016081 gene encoding uncharacterized protein LOC115016081, with protein sequence MNPKDSTRLCSADLQQLHEGWLCSTQNHDEASKLHRWHTPHKPRDNQQDRSPALQDIEEEVEQEMFVKPGASQREEMLTLQVKNTMLQLNGQNVRLAAKNGRNSKIPGLHLSATHGKETVGQLTACTPTQEGTAQLDLLLLKSPRPGSEREALNQPVRRPLKLAPLELPEEVREAQRQKLKFIQQEVKPASCKLDVAVNEPRVRKVKSCVRQRLVKAAVCPSASTDPLRAQQQNTSSRPQLTRSIRTEQSGDKHLVDVACRGTPAPQRSKPAPPLLSPRAKAPAARDATEVARQTPSTLQQEVGRRRLRLRRTQCLEEDQCNPNASTGGLSADKDKLAQGVQGKVQQGERAPRIRLHAAGKGIKEPAAASGEHGRVRKNHQEDSSQQSARCTPSRQSAKGGSGEHVLDSVKPSASTWRLKRKTAQQCSPSGTSPTVIKLDLSLLQLRTL encoded by the exons ATGAATCCAAAGGACTCAACACGACTCTGTAGCGCtgatctccagcagctccatGAAGGCTGGCTGTGTTCCACACAGAACCATGACGAGGCCTCAAAACTCCACAG GtggcacacaccacacaaacccCGGGACAACCAACAGGATCGTTCTCCTGCACTGCAAGACATTGAAGAAGAAGTGGAGCAGGAGATGTTTGTCAAACCT GGGGCTTCCCAGCGAGAAGAAATGTTGACCCTCCAAGTTAAAAATACCATGTTGCAACTTAATGGTCAAAACGTCAGACTGGCGGCTAAAAATGGCCGCAATTCTAAAATACCTGGCCTCCATCTGTCAGCAACACATGGGAAGGAGACAGTGGGTCAGCTTACGGCCTGCACGCCGACCCAAGAGGGCACAGCACAGTTGGACTTGCTGTTGCTCAAGTCACCCAGGCCTGGCTCAGAGAGGGAGGCCTTGAATCAGCCAGTCAGACGCCCTCTGAAGCTCGCCCCGCTGGAGCTGCCGGAGGAGGTGAGGGAGGCTCAGAGGCAGAAACTTAAGTTCATCCAACAGGAAGTCAAACCTGCTTCCTGTAAACTGGATGTGGCGGTAAATGAGCCTCGTGTGAGGAAGGTGAAATcctgtgtgagacagagactgGTGAAAGCTGCCGTGTGCCCTTCTGCTTCCACTGATCCACTCAGAGCCCAACAGCAAAACACCTCCTCAAGGCCCCAGCTGACACGCTCCATCCGCACAGAGCAGAGTGGAGACAAGCACCTGGTGGATGTGGCGTGTCGAGGCACCCCTGCTCCTCAGCGCAGCAAGCCTGCCCCTCCTTTGCTTTCTCCACGAGCTAAAGCTCCGGCCGCACGTGACGCGACAGAGGTGGCACGCCAAACCCCGAGCACCCTCCAGCAAGAGGTGGGGAGGAGGCGGCTGAGGCTGAGGAGAACACAATGCCTAGAAGAGGATCAGTGCAATCCAAACGCGTCAACAGGGGGATTATCTGCAGATAAAGACAAGCTGGCCCAAGGTGTTCAAGGCAAAGTGCAGCAAGGGGAGAGGGCTCCGAGAATCCGGCTGCATGCTGCTGGAAAAGGCATCAAAGAGCCTGCGGCAGCCTCCGGGGAGCACGGACGTGTCAGGAAAAACCATCAAGAGGATTCCAGTCAGCAATCTGCAAGATGCACTCCGAGTCGACAGTCGGCTAAAGGTGGAAGCGGCGAGCACGTGCTGGACAGTGTGAAGCCAAGTGCTTCTACCTGGAGATTAAAGAGGAAAACAGCACAACAATGCAGTCCATCTGGAACGTCTCCAACTGTAATTAAATTGGATCTTTCACTTTTGCAGCTCAGGACTTTGTGA